The genome window GATATTCAGATATTATTCACATTTTCCCGAACCTATTAGTTAGCTACTCGAGTGAGTCGAATACGAATTCGAGAATGCATGTTGAATACTTTCAACTCACACAGGACCATCGAGTGACCTAGATCCGAACCCGTGTGCAACGgtggatatatatatatatatatttacaaGGTTGTTCAAGTCGAACCGAAAGTTTCTGGTGAGGGGATACACCAGATCAGGTCATTCTCGACCAGGAACCGGCTAGGGATCTGGCCAGGGGATATGAACATAGGTCGTTGATATTCCTAAAAGCCCATTACTGTTTTCGTCTCTTTTCGTCTCTTTTCGAGTTGTAGCTGGGAGTGAAGCATCAATTGGCTTACGCTGTTGTGAATGATGGAGAATGCAAAGCATCTGAGCTCACCAATCGGTGAACACGGGGTCTTGGGAACCCGAAGAACTTTACAATAGCGGAAATCCGGATGTCAATCGTTGTCACTGATCAAAAGCAACATGGTATCGGTGATCCATGGCCTGCATAAGTGGCGGGGTAAATCATTACCTGTCTATCCCCAATTCCACCTGAGCCCCTCCGTTACAGCGGAGAGATCGGGCCACTTTGTTAGAAGTGAGGTGTGCTACCACCTGCGCCGCTCCACCACTGCCGGTGCTAGCATATGGCACGCACTTCGCTGAAGGAACTGATAAGATGCGGTGAATTGAGCTGCATATGATTCGACAGCAAGCTTAAACCGGCCCCTTTTTAACTTACACATTTAAATCCTGTACTCCCCCATTCATCCCTCGCTTGGAGACACCCAGCCCTGGACTGTTCTGTCGTTTGGTGCAGCAGAGTCCTCCACGTTCTTTCTAGCGGTTTTGTTGTCAGAGGTATTCTTGCCTCTGTTTCAATCTGTACTTCACCATGGCCCATAGCGCTGTCGTTACAGGCCTGCCGCCTCTGGCAGGTGATGCGCCCGAGAAGATACCAAAACTTATGACCAGGGACGAGATTGAAGCCTTGATCGCTGAAGGCAAGCATGTTACTATATTCCATAACCAAGTCATTAAGATGGATGCTTGGATGCCCTATCACCCCGGAGGTGATAAGGCTATGCTTCACATGGTGGGCAAGGATGCTTCTGATGAAATCGATGCGTAGGCTACAAACAAATCCAGTGTCTACAAGGCCAATGCTAATCTGATGAATAGTCTACACTGTTTTGAGACACGCCAGAAAGTCCTGCGCTATCGCATCGGTCGAATCGAGGGAACTTGGGAAAACTTCCTGCCGCCTATCCAGGGAGGCGCTTACCGTACACACGAAGAGATCGAACGAGCTAACGCCCACCGGGAATCCCacaaagaccaagactcGAGCGCTCCGTCAACCCGTGTCCCATCACCAGTCttcgacgaggaagaggccgCCGGAGTGAGACAACGAAAGACCAACAAGAAGGACGGAGCTCGCGCACCCTCGATATCATCTGCTTCTAGCGTAGAAGAGCCAGATCTTGATGGCATGTCGTATCTTGATACCATTACTCGCGAACATATCAGCCTCGACCTCGACAAGTACCCTCCTCCCGACAAGGAAACACAAGCCAAGATCGTTGCCAAATATCGCGAGCTTCACCAGAAGGTCTACGACACAGGGCTGTACAACTGCAACTACAAGGCTTATGGAATCGAATTCTTTCGATACACTGCATTGGCAGTCGGTTCAGCTTTCTGCCTCCACCACGAATGGTACGCTCTAAGCGCCTTTCTTCTGGGTGCCCTCTGGCATCAGCTCTCGTTCACAGTCCACGATGCTGGGCACATGGGCATCACCCATAGCTACCTCGTTGATTCTTGCATCGGAGCCCTGATCGCCGACTTCATGGGAGGTTTGTCAATAGGATGGTGGAAGCGCAATCACAACGTGCACCACGTTATTACCAATGCGCCGGAGCACGACCCTGATATTGAGCACATGCCTCTCTTTGCCGTCTCCCACCGTCTCCTAGGCAGCTTGAGATCAACATACTACGAGAGAGTCATGACCTATGATGCTGTGGCAAAGGTTCTGCTTAGAGTTCAGGCCTGGACTTACTACCCACTGCTTGCACTGGCTCGTTTCAACCTCTACCGACTCTCATGGGACCACCTCATCATGGGCCGAGGTCCAAAGAAAGGGCCTGGCTTGGTTATCTGGTGGCTTGAGATCATTGGACAGGTTTTCTTCTGGACCTGGTTCGGCTATGGTCTGGTATACAACCTTCTCCCTGACAACTGGACCAGATTTTACTTTGTCATGATCAGCAACATCACCGCCTCGCCTCTTCATGTTCAGATTGTCTTGTCTCACTTTGCAATGAGCACAGTTGAGCTGGGACCTCAGGAGTCGTTCCCACAGAGGCAGCTCCGAACCACTATGGACATTGATTGTCCTGAGTGGCTTGACTTCTTCCATGGTGGACTTCAGTTCCAGGTTATTCACCATCTCTTCCCTCGCGTACCGCGTCATAATCTGCGCGCAACACAGAGGCTCGTCCAGGAGTTCTGTGACGAGGTCAACATCCCTTATGCGTTGTATGGGTTCGCCAACGGCAACCAGCAGGTTATTGGAAGGCTGGCAGAGGTTTCTCGACAGGCGGCGATCCTTGCTAAGTGCCAGCAGGCGATTCAGAACGGTGACCTTTCAGGCCATCACCATTAGACGAAACACGACCGACAGACTGGCATTTTGCTGTATATACTTGTGCTAGTTTCTGCTTGCGAAATCATCAAAAGTTCTGTTTAGATTAGACCGACGGGAACTGTCATGATAGATCGGTTGCGAGGTGCAATGATGAATTTATGAATAGTTCTGTCtcactttctcttctcgtcgACAATCGTGATATTGTCTAAGACATTGAGATGTATCACTACCACAAAGTGTAATTGTTTGACTACCTGGTTTGGAAGCAAGCTCTGCTCTCTACAGGACAGTGTGTAGGCAAGTCTTGGTCTAGAAGCTCATAAAGTCCGGAATTGTGAGACTTGGGTCTGGATGATAAACAACAAGTGCCTTGCGGTAGGTGGTGATGAAGTGTGCCCTTAGCCTCGCCGAAGGAGCTCCTTTGAGGCTTTATTAAGGTTGGCATTGGGCAGATGAACAACCGGGCTTGCCGTCCATCACATGGGCCTAGTGGTGGTAGTTGAGTGACGTCGATTTCTCGCACGAGGGGTCACGATGAGGGGCAAAAAGCATGAAGCCTTGAGGCGTTTGATTCGTGGACGCGTGCATATTTCATGAGAAAGACATTCCGATCGTCATGCGGGTTGATATGAATATGCATGCTCTAGAATGGACTTGTTATTGACGCCGATGATGTTGTAGGAATTAGtagataaatatatattgCTTTGGGATATGATAAAGTTTGTGCAAGCCTCGTTCATGCAGGCAGCAGATAAGCAAGAGTCAATGGTTAATAGCAAGTACCTTAGGCAGGTACTCTTCTACTTTTCTATAATCAACAAACAAATGAAACTCAATCTCAAGGTTCAACAGAGTTGAAACACAAAAGTAGACGCGTCCGAATAGAAGGCGTCCGTACTCAGACCATGGGCACGGAGTACAAAGTCCTAAAAGGTGGACGTCCCCCATTGGAAAAGTCGAGACTCGTGGGGCTAACTCCTTCCCTGTCCAGGTTACCATACAGTGCGTGGATGGAAGCAAGATTCCCTGCTCCATCTCAAACGAGCCAACCACTTTGTAACTTAATTCCTACCTACGACAACAGCTCCAAGCTTAAACCAAgctctaccttaccttacttttctTTACCACTTCAGAGGGACTCTCGTTCGTTCTTATTCTGTCATCATTAGATAATCTGTCACCCCTACCTATCTTTC of Fusarium musae strain F31 chromosome 5, whole genome shotgun sequence contains these proteins:
- a CDS encoding hypothetical protein (EggNog:ENOG41) gives rise to the protein MAHSAVVTGLPPLAGDAPEKIPKLMTRDEIEALIAEGKHVTIFHNQVIKMDAWMPYHPGGDKAMLHMVGKDASDEIDALHCFETRQKVLRYRIGRIEGTWENFLPPIQGGAYRTHEEIERANAHRESHKDQDSSAPSTRVPSPVFDEEEAAGVRQRKTNKKDGARAPSISSASSVEEPDLDGMSYLDTITREHISLDLDKYPPPDKETQAKIVAKYRELHQKVYDTGLYNCNYKAYGIEFFRYTALAVGSAFCLHHEWYALSAFLLGALWHQLSFTVHDAGHMGITHSYLVDSCIGALIADFMGGLSIGWWKRNHNVHHVITNAPEHDPDIEHMPLFAVSHRLLGSLRSTYYERVMTYDAVAKVLLRVQAWTYYPLLALARFNLYRLSWDHLIMGRGPKKGPGLVIWWLEIIGQVFFWTWFGYGLVYNLLPDNWTRFYFVMISNITASPLHVQIVLSHFAMSTVELGPQESFPQRQLRTTMDIDCPEWLDFFHGGLQFQVIHHLFPRVPRHNLRATQRLVQEFCDEVNIPYALYGFANGNQQVIGRLAEVSRQAAILAKCQQAIQNGDLSGHHH